One segment of Candidatus Neomarinimicrobiota bacterium DNA contains the following:
- a CDS encoding DUF1624 domain-containing protein — translation MAELRKDRIEAIDVFRGLTIFLMFIVIAIGAGGYRDLPQTGSWFGSLPVSTWNHADVAWERFVEAKTSESFSEEEINAMPEAALKNVGLTLTDLVAPFFIFIVGLCLPLSRAKHGREWWNHVLSRTIKLILLGVLYISLILGLSWWWGILQAIGVSYFMAAASLKLNRKGRWITVFGVLAFHMMMSHFTDWWLNFGNTSEPFFRISTLSGNMAKPLRVHCLPWVSISYGALTIIGVMLGEAVASKNPKRILADSFRLGALFMAIGYAIHKTGLLTGVTSLSFNKPDVTASYALFTAGLACVVFGILYWIVDIKKYKGWIFPFKQLGINALLAYFMQIFMRIFFRALHLEAFFAGEPNDQLQQWAGLWSWSGWQHFWLDKTGYNGLFWAFLWSVCLWLCVYAFNKRKIYWKL, via the coding sequence ATGGCAGAATTACGAAAAGACCGTATTGAAGCAATTGATGTTTTTCGTGGATTGACTATTTTTCTCATGTTCATTGTCATCGCCATCGGGGCGGGAGGATACCGGGATCTGCCCCAAACCGGATCCTGGTTCGGAAGCCTTCCCGTTTCCACCTGGAATCATGCAGATGTTGCCTGGGAGCGTTTTGTTGAAGCCAAAACGTCTGAAAGCTTTTCGGAAGAAGAAATCAACGCCATGCCCGAAGCGGCCTTGAAAAATGTTGGACTAACTCTGACGGATTTGGTAGCTCCTTTCTTCATTTTCATAGTGGGATTATGCCTGCCCCTGAGCAGGGCAAAACACGGCCGGGAATGGTGGAATCACGTTTTGAGTCGCACGATTAAATTGATTCTGTTAGGTGTTTTATACATTAGCCTGATTCTGGGACTCTCCTGGTGGTGGGGTATCCTTCAGGCAATTGGAGTTTCTTATTTCATGGCTGCCGCAAGTCTTAAGCTGAACCGCAAAGGACGATGGATAACAGTATTTGGTGTATTGGCTTTTCACATGATGATGAGTCATTTCACGGATTGGTGGCTGAATTTCGGGAACACAAGCGAACCATTTTTCCGCATCAGTACCCTATCCGGCAATATGGCAAAACCCCTGCGGGTTCACTGCCTTCCATGGGTTTCTATTTCCTATGGTGCCTTGACCATTATCGGTGTAATGCTGGGAGAAGCTGTAGCAAGCAAAAATCCCAAACGTATTTTAGCGGATTCTTTCAGGCTGGGCGCCCTTTTTATGGCTATAGGCTATGCGATTCATAAAACAGGACTTTTAACCGGAGTCACATCCCTGAGCTTTAACAAGCCCGATGTGACAGCATCTTATGCCCTTTTTACCGCGGGTCTGGCCTGTGTTGTTTTCGGCATCCTCTACTGGATCGTGGATATTAAAAAATATAAAGGATGGATTTTTCCCTTTAAACAGCTGGGTATAAATGCTCTTCTGGCTTATTTCATGCAGATTTTTATGAGGATTTTCTTCCGGGCCCTGCACCTGGAAGCTTTCTTTGCAGGCGAACCCAATGATCAGCTGCAACAATGGGCCGGACTCTGGTCCTGGAGCGGATGGCAACACTTCTGGCTGGATAAAACAGGCTATAACGGCCTTTTCTGGGCCTTTCTGTGGAGTGTCTGCCTTTGGCTGTGTGTTTATGCCTTTAACAAGCGAAAAATTTACTGGAAATTGTAA
- a CDS encoding ferrous iron transport protein A has translation MEGTLDLARCGTLLEILGIYAEGEIRRRLLDMGLVKGARIRVIRKAPLGDPVEIDMNGFFLTLRLEEAKTVKVRLLEAGPFHRHGGPHHGRGRGMGRGRHRWFHRFIRFPETDHS, from the coding sequence ATGGAAGGAACACTTGATCTGGCCCGTTGCGGCACACTGTTGGAGATCCTGGGCATTTATGCTGAAGGGGAAATCCGGCGGCGCCTGCTGGATATGGGTCTGGTAAAAGGGGCCCGCATTCGTGTCATTCGGAAAGCGCCTTTGGGAGATCCGGTGGAAATTGATATGAACGGTTTTTTTCTGACATTGCGCCTTGAGGAAGCCAAAACCGTTAAAGTCCGCCTCCTGGAAGCCGGTCCCTTTCATCGTCATGGAGGTCCACACCACGGCCGAGGTCGCGGTATGGGTCGTGGCAGACACCGATGGTTTCATCGTTTTATTCGTTTTCCAGAGACAGATCATTCATGA
- the feoB gene encoding ferrous iron transport protein B yields the protein MTSSKEIRVALAGNPNSGKTSLFNVLVGSNQRVGNFTGVTVEKYEGFRKYRGYKIRFTDLPGTYSLSAYSPEERVARNFILTEKPDLVIHVVDGTNLERNLYLTTQIMDLHIPFVIALNMYDEVKEKNIHIDLTHLERLLGAHIVPTSAVEKTGIQDLLDHIVDTREGTITFRPHKLQYSQELNKLINDLETILSRAKDLNTTLPHSWLGIKLLENDKEVYKLLRDHPIWITLNQYLSKHLEPFKHLTGNDPEIQLTEERYAFIRGALAETVQFPGKRKRDLTDILDTILINRFTGLPIFALIMYLIFTATFRLGEYPMIWIENFFTWISIGLKDILPETLFRSILVDGIIAGVGGVLVFLPNILILFLGISLLEGTGYMARAAFVVDKIMHRVGLHGKSFIPMLTGFGCSVPAFMATRTLKNDADRITTLLIIPFMSCGAKLPVYTLLIGAFFPAHHAGKVLFGIYIFGILVALGSAGFFKKTLFKGESEPFVMELPPYRLPTMQSLLLQMWHKTRMYIRKAATVILAASILIWFAGNFPKDNSITQNMNVLKTQIQEKNLSPLETSQALKKIEAKEEALQFEQSYAARLGKALEPAIKPLGFDWRIGVALVSGIAAKEVVVSTMGTIYSIGNQATEESVSLREHLRNDPAYNAAVGLALMVFVLLYVPCIAATVIFHREAGAFKWTFLYFFYTIGVAWIMTFLVYRLMNLIL from the coding sequence ATGACATCATCCAAAGAAATCCGTGTTGCCCTGGCGGGAAATCCAAATAGTGGAAAGACATCTCTTTTTAATGTTCTTGTCGGCTCAAATCAAAGAGTCGGCAATTTTACCGGAGTGACCGTCGAAAAATATGAGGGTTTCCGGAAATACCGTGGTTATAAGATTCGTTTCACCGATCTACCCGGAACCTACAGCCTTTCGGCCTATTCCCCTGAAGAACGTGTCGCGCGAAATTTTATCCTGACGGAAAAACCCGATCTGGTTATTCACGTTGTAGATGGGACGAACCTGGAAAGAAACCTTTATCTGACCACCCAAATTATGGATCTGCATATTCCCTTCGTCATTGCTCTGAACATGTATGACGAAGTGAAAGAGAAAAATATCCACATTGATCTGACCCATCTGGAGCGTCTGTTAGGCGCTCATATTGTCCCCACGTCAGCCGTAGAAAAAACCGGAATCCAGGACCTGCTGGACCATATTGTGGACACCCGGGAAGGCACGATCACATTCCGTCCCCATAAACTCCAATACTCACAAGAGCTTAACAAACTCATCAATGATCTTGAAACAATCCTTTCCCGGGCAAAGGACCTGAATACAACCCTTCCCCACAGCTGGCTGGGAATTAAACTGCTGGAAAATGATAAAGAAGTTTATAAGCTTCTGCGGGACCATCCCATCTGGATAACCCTAAACCAGTATTTGTCAAAACATCTGGAGCCCTTTAAACATCTTACGGGAAACGATCCGGAAATTCAACTGACAGAAGAACGATACGCCTTTATCCGGGGTGCTCTTGCAGAAACCGTCCAATTTCCGGGCAAACGGAAACGCGACTTAACCGATATCCTGGATACCATCCTGATTAACCGTTTCACCGGCCTGCCCATCTTTGCCCTGATCATGTATCTGATTTTTACAGCAACATTCCGCCTGGGAGAATATCCCATGATCTGGATTGAGAATTTCTTCACCTGGATCAGTATAGGACTCAAAGATATCCTCCCCGAAACTTTGTTTCGGTCCATTCTCGTGGACGGGATTATCGCCGGTGTTGGCGGAGTCCTGGTTTTTCTGCCCAATATCCTTATTCTTTTTCTGGGGATATCTTTACTGGAAGGAACCGGCTACATGGCCCGGGCGGCTTTTGTCGTGGATAAAATCATGCACAGGGTCGGTCTCCACGGCAAATCTTTTATTCCCATGCTAACCGGCTTCGGATGCTCGGTCCCGGCCTTTATGGCTACCCGTACACTAAAGAACGATGCAGACCGGATCACCACACTTCTAATCATTCCGTTTATGAGTTGCGGGGCAAAACTTCCGGTCTATACTCTCCTGATCGGGGCTTTTTTTCCTGCCCACCATGCAGGAAAGGTCCTTTTCGGAATTTACATTTTTGGGATTCTCGTTGCGCTGGGATCAGCGGGGTTTTTCAAAAAAACTCTTTTCAAAGGGGAATCCGAACCCTTTGTTATGGAACTACCCCCGTATCGTTTGCCTACCATGCAATCCCTGCTGCTTCAAATGTGGCATAAAACCCGGATGTATATCCGCAAAGCCGCAACGGTGATCCTTGCGGCATCGATTCTTATCTGGTTTGCCGGAAATTTTCCCAAAGATAATAGCATTACCCAAAATATGAATGTCCTGAAGACACAGATCCAGGAGAAGAATCTCTCCCCTCTCGAAACATCCCAGGCATTAAAAAAAATTGAAGCGAAAGAAGAAGCCCTTCAGTTTGAACAATCTTATGCAGCCCGGCTCGGAAAGGCACTGGAACCCGCTATCAAACCTCTTGGATTTGACTGGCGAATCGGCGTGGCACTTGTCAGCGGTATCGCCGCCAAGGAAGTGGTCGTGTCCACCATGGGAACCATCTATTCCATCGGAAACCAGGCCACGGAAGAGTCTGTCTCACTCCGTGAACACCTGCGGAATGATCCGGCCTATAATGCGGCGGTGGGACTCGCACTTATGGTTTTTGTTCTCCTGTATGTCCCCTGTATCGCCGCTACGGTGATTTTCCACCGGGAAGCCGGTGCATTCAAATGGACCTTTCTTTACTTTTTCTATACAATCGGCGTGGCGTGGATTATGACTTTCCTCGTTTATCGACTGATGAATCTTATTCTTTGA